Proteins encoded by one window of Rutidosis leptorrhynchoides isolate AG116_Rl617_1_P2 chromosome 7, CSIRO_AGI_Rlap_v1, whole genome shotgun sequence:
- the LOC139859890 gene encoding uncharacterized protein: MDITKLRAFTDSQLVANQFNGSFEAHDSSMQKYLKLLQELAVRFEHFELAQVPMSQNKKADALSKLAALTFSHFQMQVWVEELPSKSIDNDLMVASVVEEQPIWMEPILQYIRNSVLPNDKREARLVRERAPMYCKSYCGPMMRCVGSN; the protein is encoded by the coding sequence ATGGATATCACCAAGTTGCGAGCATTTACAGATTCGCAGTTAGTGGCAAATCAGTTTAATGGCTCTTTTGAAGCACATGATTCCTCAATGCAAAAATATTTGAAGTTGTTACAAGAACTAGCTGTGCGGTTTGAGCATTTTGAACTCGCACAAGTACCAATgagtcaaaataagaaggcggatgcgttAAGTAAGCTGGCCGCATTAACGTTTTCGCACTTTCAAATGCAAGTTTGGGTCGAGGAATTGCCAAGTAAATCAATAGATAATGATTTAATGGTGGCATCCGTTGTAGAAGAACAGCCAATTTGGATGGAACCAATCTTGCAATATATCCGCAATAGTGTTTTACCAAATGATAAGCGCGAAGCTCGCTTAGTTAGAGAGCGAGCACCAATGTATTGTAAGTCATATTGTGGTCCAATGATGCGGTGTGTGGGGTCCAATTGA